From the Paenibacillus sp. MMS20-IR301 genome, the window TCCCGGTAGACTACTCTCATTAGTAACTTGCAACTCATAGCTGTGTATTTTCGTGACAAATGTAGAATTTAATATAAGATCCCCATAATTCACTTAAACTTGAAGCTCAGAAGTCATAAGTCTCCTTATCTTCGAGGTTTATGCTTAGTTTTTTTAAGCCCGTTCACATCACTAATCATACTCTGCCATACTGGTATAACTCTTTTTAATCGTATAGTTTACCATGTGTATAATGCAAATTGTGAATTACAAGCAACTTCCATTTTTGGATTTTTTACACCTTTATTGTGATTATTTATAGCAAAATCATCTTCTACACATACTCAAAGGTGTCTTAACTAAGTCAATGAGGCGTGATGTTTAGGAAAGCTACGTTTGAATCCAAGGCTTCCCCTCAACAGCGAACACTCTAAGGGTATTTGCAACTATTAGTTTAATCCACAATCTTCTAGTATTTGATCTACGGACTCCCATATCGTTAGGGATGGATTTTCACGATAAAAAGTATATTTTTTGTATTGGAGCTCTTGATAGCCATTACCCACATTGTTTTCCATGATTTTCTTCGCTCTTGTAACAGCCATTTTCACATCCTGCAAAGATATTTTTCCCAAAACACGATTGAAATTGTCTTTTTGTTTATACGTATCAAGATTAGCAAACTGTTCAGCGTATGCACTATTTATTGGTTGTAGATACTGACTTCTATCCTGATAGGGTCTATTAGAATCATTTTTATGAAGAATTATCCATAATTCAAAGGTGAAATTGCTGTAACCTAAAGAATAATTGATTTGTTTTCCTAATTTTTCAGTCTGTCTTAATCTATCAATCATAGTTTGGAATTGTGTTGTGTGTACGGGCTGATTGCTTTCATAATCATACCAATGTGTGATTTTAGTTTTCCCTGTTATATTAATAGATTTAGCACGTTTAACCGGATCCTTTTCAACCTTACTATCCAAAGATACTTTATAATTTGCACT encodes:
- a CDS encoding RloB family protein, with protein sequence MTFRKQTLRYFFSVEGETEDLYLKRLQTLINSEPSANYKVSLDSKVEKDPVKRAKSINITGKTKITHWYDYESNQPVHTTQFQTMIDRLRQTEKLGKQINYSLGYSNFTFELWIILHKNDSNRPYQDRSQYLQPINSAYAEQFANLDTYKQKDNFNRVLGKISLQDVKMAVTRAKKIMENNVGNGYQELQYKKYTFYRENPSLTIWESVDQILEDCGLN